In Vigna angularis cultivar LongXiaoDou No.4 chromosome 8, ASM1680809v1, whole genome shotgun sequence, one DNA window encodes the following:
- the LOC108344445 gene encoding DEAD-box ATP-dependent RNA helicase 36 produces MKCSHRGNGDGVGDDVGGGKNKASEQVERHHSHGHTLPVPQTQESNQRSVANGREVLDEAATYGKMFDDLGLAEWVVNTCQELEMRMPRHVQQRCIPPMLEGRHVLGIDETGSGKTAAFVLPILHRLAEHPFGVFTIVVTATRELAFQLAEQFRALGSVVHLRITVVVGGMDMLKQAKDLVARPHLVIATLGRIHVLLRDNPDISSVFSRTKFLVLDEADRVLDACFQEELKFIFQCLPENRQNLVFSTTTTSNLQKLQEHYQDKMYVYKAYEGFKTVESLKQYGIFTILSSRHFQHM; encoded by the exons ATGAAGTGTTCGCACAGAGGCAATGGCGACGGCGTCGGCGACGACGTGGGAGGTGGAAAAAATAAAGCAAGTGAGCAAGTAGAACGCCACCACTCTCATGGTCACACGCTCCCAGTTCCTCAAACTCAAGAATCAAATCAACG CTCCGTCGCAAACGGCCGCGAAGTCCTCGACGAAGCCGCGACATACGGCAAGATGTTCGATGACCTCGGCCTGGCGGAGTGGGTCGTTAATACGTGTCAGGAGCTCGAAATGCGGATGCCACGACACGTGCAGCAGCGTTGCATACCGCCTATGCTAGAGGGTCGGCACGTGCTTGGCATCGACGAGACTGGGAGCGGAAAAACGGCGGCCTTTGTTCTTCCGATCCTACATCGACTCGCTGAGCACCCCTTCGGTGTTTTCACAATCGTAGTGACGGCCACGCGCGAACTGGCGTTCCAGCTAGCAGAGCAGTTCCGCGCTCTAGGCTCTGTCGTGCACCTCCGCATCACGGTTGTGGTAGGCGGCATGGATATGCTCAAGCAGGCGAAGGATTTGGTTGCGAGGCCGCACCTCGTCATTGCCACACTTGGGAGAATCCACGTCTTGCTCCGTGATAACCCTGATATTTCTTCTGTTTTCTCCAGAACCAAG TTTCTTGTCTTGGATGAAGCAGATCGAGTTTTGGATGCTTGTTTTCAGGAGGAATTGAAATTTATCTTTCAGTGCTTACCTGAAAATCGACAAAATCTGGTCTTTTCTACGACAACTACAAGTAATCTGCAAAAGTTGCAAGAACATTACCAAGATAAGATGTATGTCTACAAGGCATATGAAGGTTTTAAAACAGTTGAATCACTTAAGCAATATGGGATATTTACAATCCTGTCATCGCGCCACTTTCAACATATGTAA